Within bacterium, the genomic segment TCAACTTCCCCGGCGGGATTTCCTCAAAATGCTGGCCTGCGCCTTTCCCGCCGCAGCACTGGACTGGAGTGCATTCCCGCAGGGCAAGGCCGATAATAGTCCGGACCAGTATGACGTGATCATCATCGGCTCCGGTCTGGCGGGGCTCTCCTGCGCCGCCGCCTTCGCACGCCAGGGTTTCAAGGCGCTGGTTCTGGAACAGCACGACAAACCCGGCGGATACGCCACGGCTTTCAGGCGACCGGGCGGATTCTATTTCGATGTCTCCCTGCATTCCACCACGGTCGGTGAAAGGGACGGCCGCTTCAACCTCATCTATAGTTTTCCCGAAATAACCGACGTCGAATTCCTGATGCATCCCACCCTGTTCCGCTCCATCTATCCGGAGCACGATCTCCGTGTGGCGCAGCGCAACCCCGGCGCCTATATCGCCCAGTTGTGCCAGCTCTTCCCCGACGAGCGCGAAAACATCAAGGGGCTCTTTGCGGATATGCAGGGACTGGCCGATGACATCGGCCGCCTCTCCGCAAAACGGGGCCAGGTGGATATGAGCACGTTCCCCAATGATTTTCCCTTTCTCTTCAGGTTTTACAGTAAAACCTGGGGCGAGATGGCCGACGCCCGGATTCGCGATCCCAAACTGAAAGCCATGGTCTCGGGGCAGTGGGGATACTATGGGCTGCCACCCTCCAAACTCTCTTGTTTCTATTATGCTCTGCCCTTCACGGGATACCTCAGCGGCGGCGGATTCTATCCCAGAGGCCGCTCCCAGGACATTTCCAATGCTTTTGTCAGATTTTTGAGCGAGCGCGGCGGCAAGCTGCTGCTCAACGCCCGGGCCGATAAAATCCTTATCAGGAATGGGGCGGCAACGGGGGTGCGCACCCAGGACGGTCACTCCTTCATGGCGCGGGCGGTGGTCTCCAACGCCAGTCCGCAGGAAACCCTGGGAAGGCTGCTCGACGACCCCGCCCTTTATGCCGCCGAAGAGGCCAAGTGGCAGAATTACAGCGTCAGCCTCTCGAGTTTCCAGGTTTTTCTCGGCCTCAAGGAAGATCTGGTCACAAAACTGGGTATAACGGATTCGGAAATTTTCCTTGAATCGTCGTATGATCCGGAAGCGGCCTATGCAGGCGCTCTCAAGGGCGATGTGGAAAACAGCGGCGTGGGCATCA encodes:
- a CDS encoding NAD(P)/FAD-dependent oxidoreductase, whose product is MNEHQLPRRDFLKMLACAFPAAALDWSAFPQGKADNSPDQYDVIIIGSGLAGLSCAAAFARQGFKALVLEQHDKPGGYATAFRRPGGFYFDVSLHSTTVGERDGRFNLIYSFPEITDVEFLMHPTLFRSIYPEHDLRVAQRNPGAYIAQLCQLFPDERENIKGLFADMQGLADDIGRLSAKRGQVDMSTFPNDFPFLFRFYSKTWGEMADARIRDPKLKAMVSGQWGYYGLPPSKLSCFYYALPFTGYLSGGGFYPRGRSQDISNAFVRFLSERGGKLLLNARADKILIRNGAATGVRTQDGHSFMARAVVSNASPQETLGRLLDDPALYAAEEAKWQNYSVSLSSFQVFLGLKEDLVTKLGITDSEIFLESSYDPEAAYAGALKGDVENSGVGITLYDAINPAYSPQGKNTINLMTLQGYGPWEKYEKAYRAGDKKEYRKEKERMAEILIAKVEKALLPGLAKAIQVKEIGTPLTNRRYTGHPRGAIYGWDQTVNNSGNTRAGHTTPVKNLYLAGAWSRPGHGYGAVIPSGVECFAEIVKNW